GCTTACTCAATGTTGCACAGCCCCACCTACAAAACTTTCCACCAGCCCCCCACTGGTATCAAGGTTTGGCTATAAATACCAAGACCTGGTGCCAAATGCTGCAAGCTGATAATCACGCATGGACACAACAATCCATCATAAACAGCCAATtacatgcatttctttttaattattaatgatttcACCCACTGGAATTACATTACAGATGGGAGGTGTACAGAGCCATGTGTCTAGATAGTAAGACCTGTGTGATGTGGCCAAGTATGAAGTGATGGTATTCTTACCATATTAAAGTTagatattttcctataacagcacacccTAGGTGGCACAGCGGCTTTTTGGATCGGATTGTGTGATGAAACTTTGTATGAAGCAGAGTTGCTGTTACCGCCAATCATATTGATGCTATGCTCAAGATATTTTCCAACCATTACAATTTATAATTGATGATAGTTATAGATATAGATAATAAATATTGTAGCATgcttgaaacttttttttttttttttcttaaccctTGGTCCTGAACGACCCCCTGCCCAGCACATTTCGGTTATTTTCTCAGCTTAGGGCGGACTATTTAACTATGCCACTAATTAACAACTGTTTGTGAACTGAAATGGGTGTAATAGAGGGAAAATAGGAAAATATGCAGTGCAGGGGCCCTCCATCCAGGACCGGagtcaaaaaacaaatatttcaacAGCAATTTTCTCAGAAGagccttttttctcttttatgaaataaataaggtGAAAAGGCACAGTGTGTCATTTTTATAGAGAAACTGGAAAGCATCCAGGAAATTCCTCTCTGCTCAGGAGTCTCACGTGAAAATGGACTTTCGGGAAGTGATCCCGGAGACTCAACGATTGGAAAagaagtgttaaataaatatctataaatactaactctctcactctttcccTGTCTCCTTCCAATCTCTCTTGTCCTATCTCCCAGGAATCCAGCTACTTAAACCCTTATCAAGGCCCCTGTTTTAGGGCCCGCGGACTCTCCTTTTTAGGGTGAGAGCAGAGAGGTGATgagttctttttataaaaagaccACTGATAAGGTGAGCTATACATAAAGCCCCTGTCAGCTCCCACTGaccctggcacacacacacacacacacaaacacacacacacatacagagctACAAGAAGCTAGCAGACATGGTGGGTATGCACCATTTTCACTAGGTTAGCGTGCAGTAAAATTTCACTTCATCATATATGATAACAGAAAAGAcaagacaacaacaaagaaatattagaaaaaatggTATTTCTGCTGTGCATCGTTTTAATAGATCTACACTAATTAGAATTAGCATGACATTTGTGCTTTAAATTGTTGTCTTGGTTTGTTTTTGAATCCACCAGGCGAGTAAAAAAACAGCAGCGAAGAGAAAGAACACCCAGCGGGCCTCCTCCAACGTCTTCTCCATGTTCGAGCAATCGCAGATTCAGGAGTTCAAAGAGGTGACGATCTTTACTCTATGTGGCatctctattattatttttattgttattgttcaaAATACAAAAGATTTATCAAAATATAATCATGGTTTCATTTAAAGGCTTTTGGCTGCATCGATCAGGACCGGGATGGTGTCATTAAAAAATCAGACCTAAAGGAAACGTATGCACAATTAGGTATGATTGCATAATTTTGccagtttttatatgtttatttatttatttatttatttttatattaaaggtACTGTGggatcacaattttttttacaatatgtttTATACTAGGGTAATTTATAGCagctattaataaaatattcagtCTTTGTGAAATGCTGTGTAAATGAAAGAACAAACTAATTACTTGGACAACCAACTCAACTGTTGTTTGTTCTGTCCTTCTATCTGGATTCTTCAATACGCAgtcctactgtatgtactgtatacgcCCCGAGTGAGGGTTGATATTGTCGATTTAAGGTTGTATTTGTCAATTTAGCAATatatgaaaaatgtgtctacttgttttttttttcaggaaaactGAATGTTAGTGATGAGGAACTGGAGGCCATGTTGGCTGAGGGTAAAGGCCCCATCAACTTTActgtcttcctctctctttttgGAGAAAAACTCAATggtatgaaattttttttttttgaatattaaaaaaaaaattatgttaaagtAAAGTGATATTAAAATAAGGAATAACAAAATAACACGACAGCCTTTCCTGTTATTCATgctgttatatattatattctgtTATGCTATTAATACTTGTTACAGCCCAAACTACAGTTGCCTAAAAATAATGCACACTTTCTGAttttcttcacattttttttttaccgtaatttcacacatcctacacaccaATGACCTTGACTTAAATGTAACTGACGCAGAACTGATTATTTAAattgtcttttattattattatgttatataattGACCATTAGGACTCGTCTAGACCTGACCAGTGTTTCTCCTTACAGGCACAGACCCGGAGGACACCATTCTCAACGCTTTCAAACTGTTCGACCCTGAGAGCACTGGCTTCGTCAAGAAGGATGAGTGAGTGTTCAATGCACAGATGTTctgtttaaaaggaaaaacatgttGACAAGGTCAGGAATTGATGAGGAATTATTTCTCCTTTCTCAGGTTCAGAAGGCTTCTAATGAACCAGGCGGACAAGTTCACAgcagaagaggtgtgtgtgcactgtttgCTCACTATCATTGTTTTATAGCATGCTTTCAAAATGTCCTAAAACACAATCTTGACAATGTGACTTGTGAATAAGGTAAGCTTGTTAGTGATTGAGGCAAACAATTTGAGTAGCTTGCAGGAAGTTATTAAGTCGAATATGatggttagaaaaaaaagacaaaattaaaaataacataaatatttttttcagatgttGGTGAATAAGTTAGAAAAGGCtgaaacatggtattggtgttTGCCTAGGtgtaaaagtgaattttcagatcaCATCATATAAAACCATTTTGAATAATGCTTAATACGTAACAGTACTTAATGATTCTTGTCTCCCGATCTGTGcttagtttttttgtaaatatgcatacacatttatatttttatcagatttaaTTAGAAAcatatttgctaaatacaatttcatgacCCTTTAACGTACAGTAGTGTCCATAACTTCATTGAATTCAAGTCTTTCaatgattttaattttgttaaataaaattattaaataaaaaggcataaacctgaaaaagtgtattattctaaaataaaaaaaattgttaagacatggtaacatgaatttgacataattacagatttttttttggctctttcAGCTTTTcctgaagaacttttttttttatctatttttacaaatatatatatttttttattattgtttgaagtaaaa
This region of Clarias gariepinus isolate MV-2021 ecotype Netherlands chromosome 9, CGAR_prim_01v2, whole genome shotgun sequence genomic DNA includes:
- the myl7 gene encoding myosin regulatory light chain 2, atrial isoform isoform X1; translation: MASKKTAAKRKNTQRASSNVFSMFEQSQIQEFKEAFGCIDQDRDGVIKKSDLKETYAQLGKLNVSDEELEAMLAEGKGPINFTVFLSLFGEKLNGTDPEDTILNAFKLFDPESTGFVKKDEFRRLLMNQADKFTAEEVEQAFSLAPIDVSGNIDYKSLCYIITHGDEKEES
- the myl7 gene encoding myosin regulatory light chain 2, atrial isoform isoform X2 is translated as MASKKTAAKRKNTQRASSNVFSMFEQSQIQEFKEAFGCIDQDRDGVIKKSDLKETYAQLGKLNVSDEELEAMLAEGKGPINFTVFLSLFGEKLNGTDPEDTILNAFKLFDPESTGFVKKDEFRRLLMNQADKFTAEEVEQAFSLAPIDVSGNIDYKSLCYIITHGDEKEES